A region of Lacinutrix sp. Hel_I_90 DNA encodes the following proteins:
- a CDS encoding cytochrome c family protein gives MKNLKLVVTVMGVLILSFVLFVSLGMTSATTTYVAATPSCECTTFDTLYFQGDVPHDSGQIPNQAYANCFAWKEFVALNWPTDGSSNFGDPKNTNKVAWETYMTKEVLMPANGQAPPAWNTTHPLLTKKNSHKRVLMHVSKFTAFNDTIVVTETGQAAPSGSPNWLGTHNNTNLWYEVLVNKDEYDYITDPKHQFYNADKQLSWTTSGNAIHLPKGSNTNTTIGAMEIKAAWMELSSPPTVDVTRYKISEAVIIDPNTGKQRAAKVALIGLHIIHKTESQPTWIWSTFEHVDNAPDNGANPSGGHYNLYNVNCKDKTMEIPAAYSATKKDTTVTISCKDANVSPPYYLGLNGPKPTQLQVTRTTPLDDSSVQVNNTIQTAIKKYYPESVFQYYELVDVIWSSNPVQDTNQPAKVPLSLNSLNPNNNVANSAMETYAQQTKCTDCHQFGSIAGKSNFASDFSFVLSAASAASQN, from the coding sequence ATGAAAAATTTAAAATTAGTTGTCACCGTTATGGGTGTGTTAATACTCTCCTTTGTTCTATTTGTTTCATTAGGAATGACATCAGCCACCACTACTTATGTTGCTGCAACACCAAGTTGTGAATGCACCACATTCGACACCCTCTATTTTCAAGGGGACGTACCACATGATAGCGGACAAATTCCTAATCAGGCTTATGCCAATTGTTTTGCATGGAAAGAGTTTGTAGCGCTTAATTGGCCTACAGATGGAAGTAGCAATTTTGGAGACCCAAAAAACACCAATAAGGTAGCCTGGGAAACGTATATGACCAAAGAAGTACTGATGCCCGCAAATGGTCAGGCACCACCAGCCTGGAACACCACACACCCACTGTTAACTAAAAAAAACAGTCATAAACGGGTATTGATGCATGTTTCTAAATTCACAGCATTTAATGATACTATTGTCGTTACAGAAACAGGGCAAGCGGCGCCATCAGGTAGCCCAAACTGGCTGGGCACCCATAATAATACCAACCTCTGGTACGAGGTATTGGTTAATAAAGATGAATATGATTACATCACAGATCCTAAGCACCAATTTTACAACGCAGATAAGCAGTTAAGTTGGACCACTAGTGGAAACGCCATTCACTTACCAAAAGGATCTAATACCAACACGACTATTGGTGCCATGGAAATAAAGGCGGCCTGGATGGAACTGTCATCACCACCCACAGTAGATGTAACACGTTATAAAATATCAGAAGCGGTAATTATAGATCCCAACACAGGAAAACAAAGAGCTGCTAAAGTGGCATTAATAGGATTACACATTATACACAAAACAGAATCGCAACCCACCTGGATCTGGTCTACCTTTGAGCATGTAGACAACGCCCCAGACAACGGCGCCAACCCAAGTGGTGGTCATTATAACTTATACAATGTTAATTGTAAAGATAAAACCATGGAAATACCCGCCGCATATTCAGCAACAAAAAAGGACACCACCGTGACTATTAGTTGTAAAGACGCTAATGTTTCACCCCCTTACTATTTAGGTTTAAACGGACCAAAACCAACACAGTTACAGGTAACCAGAACAACCCCTTTAGATGATTCATCAGTACAAGTCAATAACACAATACAAACGGCCATAAAAAAATACTACCCAGAGTCTGTATTTCAGTACTACGAGCTGGTTGATGTGATTTGGTCCAGTAATCCCGTTCAGGACACCAACCAACCGGCGAAAGTACCGTTGTCTTTAAACTCTTTAAACCCTAATAATAATGTAGCGAATAGCGCAATGGAAACTTATGCACAACAGACCAAGTGTACAGATTGCCACCAATTTGGCTCTATCGCAGGAAAAAGCAACTTTGCTTCAGACTTTAGTTTTGTGCTGTCTGCCGCTAGTGCGGCTTCTCAAAATTAA
- a CDS encoding 2TM domain-containing protein has translation MLAFFKHLGRAFSIGVLIFLIIGIIIYFTGNDIEFDQGLLETFIYNQIYSVVLYMSNAYLFNILISKYKGEVFKLKNMVSAAFFSVLISFLAIFLLRLVTKVVVYEQTFKTFFSNESVMNYWFSLTISITVTAIFYIAYYQKYKQENKVKEQKVIAGTASAKFDALKNQLDPHFLFNSLNVLTSLIDENPQNAQKFTTSLSKVYRYVLEQKNKDLVTVDEELQFAKTYMSLLKMRFEDSIVFDIPEQAQNPEAKVVPLALQLLLENAVKHNIVTSRKPLHIKIYEDQGRLVVENNLQTKQVVKKSSGVGLNNITQRYQLLTNKKVSITADKKYFKVAIPMLTKQITVMEQLPKKQMDDAYVRARKHVEELKEFYYNLISYCFVIPFLIIINYKTDWEFKWFLFPLLGWGLGLAFHAYKVFVNDGILGRNWEQRKIEKIMEEERSRHNSL, from the coding sequence ATGTTAGCATTTTTTAAACACTTAGGACGCGCATTTTCAATAGGTGTCTTGATATTTTTAATTATTGGAATAATAATTTATTTCACAGGTAATGATATAGAATTTGATCAAGGGTTATTAGAAACCTTCATATACAACCAAATATATTCTGTAGTGCTGTATATGTCTAATGCTTATCTATTTAATATTTTAATTTCTAAGTATAAAGGCGAGGTGTTCAAGTTGAAGAATATGGTTTCTGCAGCATTTTTCTCTGTCCTCATTTCTTTTTTAGCCATTTTTTTATTGCGCTTAGTCACGAAAGTTGTTGTTTACGAGCAAACGTTTAAAACGTTCTTTTCCAATGAGTCTGTTATGAATTACTGGTTTTCTTTAACCATATCCATTACGGTAACTGCCATATTCTATATTGCTTATTATCAAAAATACAAGCAGGAAAATAAAGTAAAAGAACAAAAAGTTATTGCTGGAACAGCAAGTGCGAAATTTGATGCTTTAAAAAATCAATTAGATCCACATTTTTTGTTTAATAGCTTAAATGTATTAACGAGTTTAATAGATGAAAATCCGCAGAACGCACAAAAGTTTACCACCAGTCTGTCTAAAGTCTATCGTTATGTTTTAGAACAAAAGAATAAAGATTTAGTAACTGTAGATGAAGAGCTGCAATTTGCTAAAACTTATATGTCACTATTGAAAATGCGTTTTGAAGATAGTATTGTATTTGATATTCCAGAACAGGCTCAAAACCCAGAAGCTAAGGTCGTGCCTCTAGCACTTCAGCTATTATTGGAAAATGCAGTAAAGCATAACATCGTAACTTCACGTAAGCCATTGCATATTAAAATATATGAAGATCAAGGGCGTCTCGTTGTTGAAAACAATTTACAAACCAAACAGGTGGTCAAGAAGAGTAGTGGTGTAGGTTTAAATAATATTACACAACGCTACCAATTATTAACAAACAAAAAAGTAAGTATTACAGCCGATAAAAAGTATTTTAAAGTCGCAATTCCTATGCTTACCAAACAAATAACAGTCATGGAACAATTACCAAAAAAACAAATGGATGACGCTTACGTGAGAGCACGTAAACACGTTGAGGAATTAAAAGAGTTTTATTATAATTTAATCTCCTATTGCTTTGTAATCCCGTTTTTAATAATTATAAATTATAAAACGGATTGGGAATTTAAATGGTTTTTGTTCCCACTATTGGGTTGGGGTTTAGGTCTGGCTTTTCATGCCTATAAAGTCTTTGTAAATGATGGAATCTTAGGACGTAATTGGGAACAACGTAAGATTGAAAAAATTATGGAAGAAGAACGTAGTAGACACAATTCACTTTAA
- a CDS encoding 2TM domain-containing protein has translation MDNYKIDSYREADSHKNFEQEEAYLRAKKRVDKIRGLYIHAVVYIVINIFLIVTMTRNSSQPLFSFTTFSTAIFWGIGLFFHFLSIFGKNLIFGKEWEQRQIEKYMDDDKRRWE, from the coding sequence ATGGACAATTATAAAATAGATTCATACCGCGAAGCCGATTCACATAAGAATTTTGAGCAAGAAGAGGCCTATTTAAGAGCTAAAAAGCGAGTAGATAAGATAAGAGGCCTGTACATCCATGCAGTAGTCTACATCGTCATAAATATCTTCTTAATAGTGACCATGACACGTAATTCAAGTCAACCACTATTTAGTTTTACAACTTTTTCTACTGCCATTTTTTGGGGTATTGGCTTGTTTTTTCATTTTTTGAGCATTTTCGGAAAAAATTTAATATTTGGAAAAGAGTGGGAACAGCGACAGATTGAGAAGTATATGGATGATGATAAAAGGCGTTGGGAATAA